From the SAR202 cluster bacterium genome, the window GAGTGGCAGCTTCTAGAGAACTGCTTGATATGGCCGTGGCGGAAGGCGACACGTCCCTTTCCGACACCCTGTCGGCGGAAATTGCCGAGATCGCCCAGAAGCTGGACAGCCTCGAGTTCAAACTGATGCTTTCCGGCGAGTACGACCGCAGGAACGCTATCCTGGCGATACACGCAGGCGCCGGCGGCGTGGAGTCCCAGGACTGGGTTGGGATGCTGATGCGAATGTTCCTCCGCTGGGCGGAGCGCAAGGGCATCAAGACGGAGGTGCTGGACCTCTCGGAAGGTGAAGAGGGCGGCATCAAGAGCGTCACAATCCAGTTCACCGGGGACTACGCCTACGGGTACCTGAGGAGTGAGCGCGGAGTGCACCGGCTGGTGAGGATATCGCCATTCGACGCCGACCACGCCAGGCATACGTCGTTCGCACTGGCGGAGGTGCTGCCGGAAGCTGAAGAGGGCGCCGACGTCACAATCGATCCCAAAGACATCCAGATCGATGTCTTCCGCGCCGGGGGCGCAGGCGGTCAGAACGTACAGAAGACCTCCACGGCGGTGCGGATCACGCATCTGCCGACGGGCATAAAGGTTAGCTGCCAGAACGAGCGCTCTCAGCTCCAGAACAAGCAGATCGCCATGCGAATTCTGCTTTCCAGGCTCGTGGAGCGCCAGATGCAGGAGCGCGCCAGGGAGCTGGCAAAACTCAAGGGCGAGCATATCTCGGCCGAGTGGGGCAACCAGATCAGGAGCTATGTGCTTCACCCGTACAAGATGGTCAAGGACCACCGCACCGCCCATGAGACCTCGGACGCCGAAGGCGTCCTGGAGGGCGACCTGGACGGCTTCATAACTGCTTATCTAAAATCGACGATGGGCGAATAGGCCGGTCGGATAACAAGGGGATGGAAATAATGAGAAAAGCACTTTCACTGGTGTTTGTCCTGCTCGCACTGGGGCTTGTCGCCTGCGGGGACGACAGCAATGCCCAGAACACGCCGTCGGTACCGGGACAGGCAGCAACGCCGGCCCCCCAGAACCCTGACGGCGCGGGCGCCGTGAGCACCCAGGTGCCGAATATTCCCGCCGGAAATGAAAGCGCCACCGGCAGCGGCGTATTCAGGCGACTCTGGGCAGACCCCCCTACGCTTGACCCCCACCTGACCGGGGACACAACATCAGCCTTCATTGTCGTAGAAGTATTCAGCGGGCTGGTGACCCTGAATACAGACCTCCAGATTGAACCCGATATCGCCGAGAGATGGACGATTGGGAACAACGGCACCCTTTACACCTTCAAGCTACGTGACAACGTCAAGTTTCATAACGGCAAGCGCGTGACAGCCGCAGACTTCAAATGGTCCATCGAGCGCGCCGCCAACCCCAGGACCGCATCAACGGTTGCAGAGACTTACCTGAACGACATTGTGGGCGCCGAGGACTATTTTGACGGCAAAACAACTGACATAGCGGGCGTGAGGGTTATCGACGACCTCACCCTCCAGATCGAGGTTGACGCGCCGAAGACCTACTTCCTTGCCAAGCTCACCTATCCGACCGCCTTCGTCCTCGATCGCGAGGTGGTTGAGGCCGGCGGGCGCAACTGGTGGGTGAAGACGCCGGTGGGCACGGGCCCTTTCAAGATCACTGAGTACAGGCTGGGCGAGCGCATCGTCCTTGGCCGCAATTCCGACTTTTACAAGACCCCGGCTAACATCCAGTCGATCCATATGAACCTGGCCGGCGGACAGTCCATGGCCATGTACGAGAATAACGAGATCCACGTTACGGGCGTGGGCCTGTTCGATCTTGAGCGTGTGCTGGATACCAAGAACCCGCTCAACAAGGAGCTGGTGGTAGCGCCACCGGGCTTCGATATCTCTTACATCGGCTTCAACACAACGATGCCGCCGTTCGATGATCCAAAGTTCCGCCAGGCACTTAACCACGCCGTAGACAAGGAGCTTATAGCCACAGAGGTCCTTTCCGAGCTCGTCACACCCGCGTACAACATCCTGCCGCCGGGGATGCCTGGGTACTCGCCCGACATCAAGGGCCTCAAGCACGATGAATCGCTCGCCAAGAAGCTGTTGAGCGAGTCAAAATACCCCGACGCCTCGAACCGTCCTCGCATTGTGATCTCCGTCCCGGGCACGGGCGGCACGATCGGCCTCGACCTTGAAGTAATTATCGAAATGTGGAAGCAGGTCCTGGGCGTTCAGGTTGAGATACAACAGGTGGAGTGGGCCACATT encodes:
- a CDS encoding peptide ABC transporter substrate-binding protein, with the translated sequence MEIMRKALSLVFVLLALGLVACGDDSNAQNTPSVPGQAATPAPQNPDGAGAVSTQVPNIPAGNESATGSGVFRRLWADPPTLDPHLTGDTTSAFIVVEVFSGLVTLNTDLQIEPDIAERWTIGNNGTLYTFKLRDNVKFHNGKRVTAADFKWSIERAANPRTASTVAETYLNDIVGAEDYFDGKTTDIAGVRVIDDLTLQIEVDAPKTYFLAKLTYPTAFVLDREVVEAGGRNWWVKTPVGTGPFKITEYRLGERIVLGRNSDFYKTPANIQSIHMNLAGGQSMAMYENNEIHVTGVGLFDLERVLDTKNPLNKELVVAPPGFDISYIGFNTTMPPFDDPKFRQALNHAVDKELIATEVLSELVTPAYNILPPGMPGYSPDIKGLKHDESLAKKLLSESKYPDASNRPRIVISVPGTGGTIGLDLEVIIEMWKQVLGVQVEIQQVEWATFLEDLDDHKFQAYAGLGWSADYPDPQDFLDILFHSDSALNHGQYSNAEADRLLEQARTEQDPVRRVQLYNQAEQILISDAAWVPLWFTGEQYALVKPYIQNYRLTPMIVPRLRQIVIKK
- a CDS encoding peptide chain release factor 2 (programmed frameshift) → MQELKGRLAQISDRISDLRCVFDLDSKEREVEALEHEKLDPAFWTDSRKAQEKMRTLAAMRAEVDDFRNLNSRVAASRELLDMAVAEGDTSLSDTLSAEIAEIAQKLDSLEFKLMLSGEYDRRNAILAIHAGAGGVESQDWVGMLMRMFLRWAERKGIKTEVLDLSEGEEGGIKSVTIQFTGDYAYGYLRSERGVHRLVRISPFDADHARHTSFALAEVLPEAEEGADVTIDPKDIQIDVFRAGGAGGQNVQKTSTAVRITHLPTGIKVSCQNERSQLQNKQIAMRILLSRLVERQMQERARELAKLKGEHISAEWGNQIRSYVLHPYKMVKDHRTAHETSDAEGVLEGDLDGFITAYLKSTMGE